The following are encoded together in the Raineyella sp. LH-20 genome:
- a CDS encoding FAD-dependent oxidoreductase, protein MTVRQQTATVVVIGAGQAGLSAAYHLHRHGFVSALERPEATRSYVVLDANPAPGGAWQHRWESLRVATLNRIFDLPGLAQPVMDPAEPSREVVPRYFADYERIGGYPILRPVTVDRVAYADDEEDGDLLVHAVAADGSRSTWTTRAIINATGTWNNPVLPVYPGAGTFRGRQLHARDYGSLEEFAGLRVAIVGGGITAVQLLEELSRVATTFWYTRREPVFLPYAFDPETVGRATIDRVTADVEAGRPTGSVVSYTGLSWTPYALAARDRGALVRRPMFVSIEPDGVREADGSFTALDAILWATGFKADLRHLEPLHLRNAIGGIALDGTQVRGEPRVHLIGFGPSQSTVGANRAGRDAVAAVMRRLNARVTASTGGDGSQHL, encoded by the coding sequence GTGACCGTACGCCAGCAGACCGCCACCGTCGTGGTCATCGGCGCGGGCCAGGCGGGACTGTCGGCCGCATATCACCTGCACCGCCACGGATTCGTCAGTGCCCTGGAGCGGCCCGAGGCGACGCGTAGCTATGTCGTGCTCGACGCGAACCCGGCCCCGGGCGGCGCGTGGCAGCACCGCTGGGAGTCGCTGCGGGTCGCGACGCTGAACCGGATCTTCGACCTGCCCGGCCTGGCACAGCCGGTGATGGACCCGGCTGAGCCCAGCCGCGAGGTGGTGCCCCGCTACTTCGCCGACTACGAGCGGATCGGCGGCTATCCGATCCTGCGCCCCGTCACGGTGGACCGTGTGGCGTACGCCGACGACGAGGAGGACGGCGATCTCCTGGTGCATGCGGTCGCCGCCGACGGGAGCCGCAGCACCTGGACGACCCGGGCGATCATCAACGCGACCGGCACCTGGAACAACCCGGTGCTGCCTGTCTACCCCGGTGCCGGGACCTTCCGCGGGCGACAGCTGCACGCGCGCGACTACGGATCGCTGGAGGAGTTCGCCGGGCTCCGCGTCGCGATCGTCGGCGGCGGGATCACCGCGGTGCAGCTGCTGGAGGAGCTCTCCCGGGTCGCGACGACGTTCTGGTACACCCGGCGCGAGCCGGTGTTCCTGCCGTACGCGTTCGATCCGGAGACCGTGGGACGGGCGACCATCGACCGGGTCACCGCCGACGTCGAGGCGGGCCGGCCCACCGGCAGCGTCGTCAGCTACACCGGTCTGTCCTGGACGCCGTACGCGCTGGCGGCGAGGGATCGTGGCGCGCTGGTGCGCCGACCGATGTTCGTCTCGATCGAGCCGGACGGTGTGCGCGAGGCCGACGGGTCGTTCACGGCGCTCGACGCGATCCTGTGGGCGACCGGCTTCAAGGCTGACCTGCGCCACCTGGAGCCGCTTCACCTGCGCAACGCGATCGGCGGGATCGCGCTGGACGGCACCCAGGTGCGCGGCGAGCCGCGGGTGCATCTCATCGGCTTCGGGCCGTCCCAGTCGACGGTCGGCGCCAACCGGGCGGGGCGCGACGCGGTCGCCGCCGTGATGCGCCGGCTGAACGCGCGCGTCACGGCCTCGACCGGGGGAGACGGATCCCAGCACCTGTAG
- a CDS encoding metallophosphoesterase, whose translation MAGGRAVGRTILGAAGLAAGCVAYGHFVELSAFRLRRFRVPLLAPGSAPVRILHLSDIHLLPAHGKKQTWISLLAGLEPDLVVSTGDSLSSDSALDHLEGALGRLLDAPGVFVFGSNDYYRPTMKNPLDYIVKGPSSSDVRDRAMLDTEALRGLFTDRGWLDLNNAAGSLEVQGHRIEFRGTDDPHIRRDDYAAVAGPPDPSADLHIGVVHAPYARVLDAMTADGMDLLLAGHTHGGQVCLPGYGALVTNCDLDRDRVKGLSTHTAEGRTAALHVSAGLGTSPFAPYRFACRPEATLLTLQPRMR comes from the coding sequence ATGGCCGGAGGCCGCGCCGTGGGGCGTACGATCCTCGGCGCCGCGGGCCTGGCGGCCGGCTGCGTGGCGTACGGTCACTTCGTCGAACTGAGCGCGTTCCGGCTGCGACGTTTCCGGGTGCCGCTGCTGGCGCCCGGGAGCGCCCCGGTGCGGATCCTGCACCTGTCCGACATCCATCTGCTCCCGGCGCACGGCAAGAAGCAGACCTGGATCTCGCTGCTCGCCGGACTGGAACCCGACCTGGTGGTGAGCACCGGCGACAGCCTGTCCTCGGACTCCGCACTGGACCACCTCGAAGGGGCGCTGGGGCGGCTGCTGGACGCGCCGGGCGTGTTCGTCTTCGGCTCCAACGACTACTACCGCCCGACCATGAAGAATCCCCTCGACTACATCGTCAAGGGACCCAGCTCGTCAGACGTACGCGACCGCGCGATGCTGGACACCGAGGCACTGCGGGGCCTGTTCACCGACCGCGGCTGGCTGGACCTCAACAACGCCGCCGGGAGTCTCGAGGTGCAGGGTCACCGCATCGAGTTCCGTGGCACCGACGATCCCCACATCCGCCGCGACGACTACGCCGCGGTGGCCGGCCCGCCCGACCCGTCAGCGGACCTGCACATCGGGGTGGTGCACGCCCCGTACGCCCGGGTGCTCGACGCGATGACCGCCGACGGGATGGACCTGCTGCTGGCCGGCCACACCCACGGCGGGCAGGTCTGCCTGCCCGGCTACGGGGCGCTGGTGACCAACTGCGACCTCGACCGCGATCGGGTCAAGGGACTGTCCACCCACACCGCCGAGGGACGTACGGCCGCCCTGCACGTGTCCGCCGGGCTGGGCACCTCCCCGTTCGCGCCGTACCGGTTCGCCTGCCGGCCGGAGGCGACGCTGCTCACCCTGCAGCCACGTATGCGTTGA
- a CDS encoding SLC13 family permease: protein MILALSDGVAETLAACALLAVLVFAVTRPHGLPEAVAAVPAAALLVGLGVVAPAEALAQAVRIAPTIGFLAGVLMLAHLAQAEGVFAAAGELMAAGSRGRPTRLLILVFAVASVTTAVLSLDATVVLLTPVVFATASHLGARPKPHVYATTHLANSASLLLPVSNLTNLLAMSAAGLSFTAFAGLMAAPWLVAVVVEFAVFRWYFAAELSVAATPRPASKRTRVPVFALVVLGLTLVGFVVSSPLHLEPFWAALAGVAVLVAKRIVVRAQPVRNELRSLLTAANLWFLLFVLGLAIVVQAVVDHGVADLMRTILPAGRDLGSLLLLAGMAAVLANLVNNLPAVLVLLPLVAPLGPVAVLAVLIGVNVGPNLTYVGSLATLLWRRIMADHDHDAEIVEFTTLGLATVPLSLLLSTIALWASAMLTGV from the coding sequence ATGATCCTTGCTCTATCCGACGGCGTCGCTGAAACGCTGGCTGCTTGCGCTCTGCTGGCGGTGTTGGTGTTCGCGGTCACCCGGCCCCACGGTCTGCCCGAAGCGGTCGCCGCAGTTCCGGCCGCAGCGCTCCTCGTGGGCCTCGGCGTCGTCGCCCCAGCGGAAGCGCTGGCACAGGCGGTCAGGATCGCGCCGACCATCGGCTTCCTGGCAGGCGTACTCATGCTGGCCCACCTCGCTCAGGCCGAAGGTGTGTTCGCCGCCGCAGGTGAGCTGATGGCCGCCGGCTCGCGCGGGCGGCCAACGCGTCTGCTGATACTGGTGTTCGCGGTGGCGTCGGTCACCACCGCTGTGCTCAGTCTGGACGCCACCGTGGTGCTGCTGACGCCGGTGGTCTTCGCCACCGCATCACACCTGGGCGCCCGGCCCAAGCCGCATGTCTACGCCACCACCCACCTGGCCAACTCGGCTTCGCTGCTGCTGCCGGTGTCCAACCTCACCAACTTGCTGGCCATGAGCGCGGCCGGACTCAGCTTCACCGCCTTCGCCGGCCTGATGGCGGCCCCGTGGCTCGTCGCGGTGGTGGTGGAGTTCGCGGTCTTCCGTTGGTATTTCGCGGCCGAGCTGTCGGTGGCCGCCACCCCGCGGCCGGCGTCCAAGCGCACCCGGGTGCCGGTGTTCGCCCTGGTCGTCCTGGGCCTCACCCTGGTCGGCTTCGTGGTGAGTTCACCGCTTCATCTGGAGCCGTTCTGGGCGGCTCTGGCCGGTGTCGCCGTGCTGGTGGCCAAGCGCATCGTTGTCCGGGCACAGCCGGTGCGCAACGAACTGCGCTCCCTGCTCACGGCAGCGAACCTGTGGTTCCTGCTGTTCGTGCTGGGCCTGGCCATCGTGGTGCAGGCTGTGGTCGATCACGGTGTGGCCGACCTGATGCGCACCATCCTGCCGGCCGGCCGCGACCTCGGCAGCCTGCTGCTCCTGGCCGGGATGGCGGCGGTGCTGGCGAATCTGGTCAACAACCTGCCGGCGGTGTTGGTGTTGTTGCCCCTGGTGGCTCCGCTCGGCCCGGTCGCCGTGCTTGCCGTGCTCATCGGCGTGAATGTGGGGCCGAATCTCACCTATGTGGGATCGCTGGCCACTCTGTTGTGGCGTCGGATCATGGCCGATCATGATCACGACGCCGAGATCGTCGAGTTCACCACGCTGGGTCTGGCGACGGTGCCACTCAGCCTGTTGTTGTCCACCATCGCGCTCTGGGCGAGCGCCATGCTGACGGGAGTCTGA
- a CDS encoding MBL fold metallo-hydrolase, which translates to MTEPQRILVPNPGAMTLEGTNTWILPGRDGTPAVVIDPGPADFGHLDRVRKACPDGISEIWITHGHADHVGGAMWLAEWTGCPIRAYDPTIAMTDPLRDGERGQVGGSAVICVTLPGHTRDSIGFIVFLDDGAVMFCGDTILGRGTTQITWPDGNLALYLATLDKMERLTELYGIRRLMPGHGPIVTDPLARIRSYRAHRQQRLDQIRVAYQAGHTSVPSLVDAVYGDLVGPTHQAAALTVKAQLDGSSPWPTSTWPGRRPS; encoded by the coding sequence GTGACCGAGCCCCAGCGGATCCTGGTGCCCAACCCCGGCGCGATGACGCTGGAGGGCACCAACACCTGGATCCTTCCCGGCCGTGACGGCACCCCGGCGGTGGTGATCGACCCGGGCCCTGCCGACTTCGGTCATCTCGACCGGGTCCGCAAGGCCTGCCCGGACGGGATCTCCGAGATCTGGATCACCCACGGGCACGCCGACCATGTCGGCGGCGCGATGTGGCTGGCCGAATGGACCGGCTGCCCGATCCGGGCGTACGACCCCACGATCGCGATGACCGATCCGCTGCGCGACGGCGAACGCGGCCAGGTCGGCGGGAGCGCGGTGATCTGCGTGACCCTGCCCGGGCACACCCGTGACTCGATCGGCTTCATCGTCTTCCTCGACGACGGTGCCGTGATGTTCTGCGGCGACACCATCCTGGGCCGCGGCACCACCCAGATCACCTGGCCGGACGGCAACCTCGCGCTCTACCTCGCCACCCTGGACAAGATGGAGCGCCTCACCGAGCTCTACGGGATCCGGCGCCTGATGCCGGGCCACGGCCCGATCGTCACCGACCCGCTGGCCCGGATCCGCTCCTACCGTGCGCACCGCCAGCAGCGGCTGGACCAGATCCGGGTCGCCTACCAGGCCGGCCACACGTCGGTGCCGTCCCTGGTCGATGCGGTGTACGGCGACCTGGTCGGACCGACCCACCAGGCGGCCGCCCTCACCGTCAAGGCACAGCTGGACGGATCGTCGCCGTGGCCGACATCGACCTGGCCGGGGCGAAGGCCGTCGTGA
- a CDS encoding Crp/Fnr family transcriptional regulator, with the protein MASAGGKVDPDVLKQAPLFRGLDREATNALVHSMSSIRLSRGAVLFHEGDSGNQLYIVVSGKLKLGRTGATGRENLMEVLGPGQMFGELSVFDPGPRSTTATAVTAAELRCLEHDDLVKWLKDYPQVAQSIMAQLARRLRHANDSVSDLVFSDVPGRVAKALVDLSGRFGEQRAEGILVHHDLTQEELAQLVGASRETVNKALADFAARGWIRLEPRSVTILDMDRVSRRAR; encoded by the coding sequence ATGGCCAGCGCAGGAGGAAAAGTGGATCCGGACGTGCTCAAGCAGGCACCCCTCTTCCGGGGGCTGGACCGTGAGGCGACCAATGCTCTGGTGCACTCGATGTCCAGCATCCGCCTCAGCCGCGGGGCCGTCCTGTTCCACGAGGGCGACAGCGGCAACCAGCTCTACATCGTCGTGTCGGGCAAGCTCAAGTTGGGCCGCACCGGCGCGACCGGCCGGGAGAACCTGATGGAGGTGCTCGGCCCCGGGCAGATGTTCGGCGAGCTGTCGGTCTTCGATCCGGGCCCGCGCTCGACGACCGCGACCGCGGTCACCGCCGCGGAGCTGCGCTGCCTGGAGCACGACGACCTGGTCAAGTGGCTGAAGGACTACCCGCAGGTCGCGCAGAGCATCATGGCCCAGCTCGCCCGTCGGCTGCGCCATGCCAACGACTCGGTCAGCGACCTGGTCTTCTCCGACGTGCCCGGTCGTGTCGCGAAGGCCCTGGTGGACCTGTCCGGCCGGTTCGGCGAGCAGCGGGCCGAGGGCATCCTGGTGCACCACGACCTGACCCAGGAGGAGCTGGCCCAGCTGGTCGGCGCCTCCCGCGAGACGGTGAACAAGGCGCTGGCCGACTTCGCCGCCCGGGGCTGGATCCGGCTGGAGCCGCGCTCGGTGACCATCCTCGACATGGACCGGGTCTCCCGGCGCGCCCGCTAG
- a CDS encoding universal stress protein: MRVLVWIAPGTWPAAVAAAQQRPADDDLLLVAVDDPQEALPAGALLGLMGRGRPPAGAPGLTTQEARALLDQAAEALGRPCRTQVLSGPTERVITAAAVDADRLIISRDGDRSRLGPSSLGHHARFIIDHAPCTVELIWPESIPGLGTIPPLPGR, encoded by the coding sequence ATGCGGGTGTTGGTGTGGATCGCTCCGGGAACCTGGCCGGCGGCCGTGGCGGCCGCCCAGCAGCGCCCGGCGGACGATGATCTGCTGCTCGTGGCTGTCGACGACCCACAAGAGGCCTTGCCAGCGGGCGCACTGCTGGGGCTGATGGGACGCGGACGTCCGCCGGCGGGCGCTCCCGGATTGACCACGCAGGAGGCCAGGGCGCTGCTCGATCAGGCTGCTGAGGCCCTGGGCCGTCCCTGCCGCACCCAGGTGCTCAGCGGTCCGACCGAGCGGGTGATCACTGCCGCCGCTGTTGACGCCGATCGGCTGATCATCTCGAGGGACGGTGACCGCAGTCGCCTCGGGCCATCGAGCCTGGGGCATCACGCGCGATTCATCATCGACCACGCTCCATGCACGGTCGAGCTGATCTGGCCGGAGAGCATTCCAGGGCTCGGCACGATTCCGCCACTCCCGGGACGCTGA
- a CDS encoding WhiB family transcriptional regulator, translated as MTALVGEDWAVHANCGGRFDELFAEGAAQRKARGICMGCLVRVECLAEALDNRINWGMWGGLTERERRKILRENPEIREWADILRAHDGKIPGATHHAAPRRAAAAV; from the coding sequence GTGACCGCACTTGTCGGTGAGGACTGGGCAGTACACGCGAATTGCGGAGGCCGTTTCGACGAGCTCTTCGCCGAGGGGGCTGCCCAGCGCAAAGCACGGGGAATCTGTATGGGCTGCCTAGTACGGGTCGAATGCCTGGCAGAAGCCTTGGACAACCGGATCAACTGGGGGATGTGGGGTGGGCTGACCGAGCGCGAGCGCCGCAAGATCCTCCGCGAGAACCCTGAGATCAGGGAATGGGCCGACATCCTGCGGGCACACGACGGGAAGATCCCTGGTGCCACGCACCATGCAGCGCCCCGGAGGGCCGCTGCGGCGGTCTGA
- a CDS encoding transglycosylase domain-containing protein yields MSVLIGVLAAGFVMPAVGVATSTLKAAATGLEEVPANLETPPQAERSTLLMADGTTLATFYDENRVYVPLSEIAPVMRQAQLDIEDHRFYEHGALDVKGTLRALLRNSAGGSTQGGSSITQQYVKQVQIEAARANGDEEGVKQAQEKSYGRKIQELRYAIALEKRLSKDQILERYLNIAYYGDGAYGVEAAARHFFNKSAKDLTLVEAAMLAGQVQSPDAYNPRLHPQAALERRNTVLDRMAELDPSLKEQVDQAKATTFDASQVSAIRNGCSSSPYPFVCEYARHELLDSPALGETVEDRQRMLNRGGLTIRTTIDPGVQEATQRSVSSVVADRDPALGTMVMIKPGTGEIQAMGQSRPAMGNGSGETFYNYNATQAMGGAEGYQAGSTFKIFTLAAAIEKGIPIDKTYPASSPMSFRGTTFSSCTGPFVLREPWTVSNSTRSAPSMDLQTATDWSVNTYFVQLIRDAGICNATKMAQKVGVQMATGGDIVQLMNRNPSFVLGVAEVAPVSMAEAMATFASGGIHCDAIIIGSMTTADGKPLATPSANCQRTVDAGVAAAVNKVLTGVSANGTGKPARVDGFPDQAGKTGTTDSNQAVWFVGYTPELAGASMVAIDKTNPYWNNHNKTLKGIRLPVSGTVLTGSGSGDAGRIFKSAMTAGLQGKPKTPFGQVKPEFEPGQLVALPQGVNQMTPDDARKALEAAGFQVDQTYLYNSAPYGTFLGVTPTDQAPQSSTVYLTFSAGPAPQGDNQTTDPSTTPAPTPTGGN; encoded by the coding sequence GTGAGCGTCCTGATCGGCGTGCTCGCGGCCGGGTTCGTCATGCCCGCGGTCGGTGTCGCGACGTCGACGCTGAAGGCGGCCGCGACCGGGCTGGAGGAGGTCCCGGCCAATCTCGAGACCCCGCCTCAGGCCGAGCGGTCCACCCTGCTGATGGCGGACGGCACCACGCTGGCCACCTTCTACGACGAGAACCGCGTCTACGTCCCGTTGTCGGAGATCGCCCCGGTGATGCGCCAGGCGCAGCTGGACATCGAGGACCACCGGTTCTACGAGCACGGTGCCCTCGACGTCAAGGGCACCCTGCGCGCGCTGCTCCGCAACAGCGCCGGCGGGTCCACCCAGGGTGGCTCCTCGATCACCCAGCAGTACGTCAAGCAGGTGCAGATCGAGGCGGCACGGGCCAACGGCGACGAGGAGGGCGTCAAGCAGGCGCAGGAGAAGTCGTACGGTCGCAAGATCCAGGAGCTGCGCTACGCGATCGCCCTGGAGAAGCGGCTGTCGAAGGACCAGATCCTGGAGCGCTACCTCAACATCGCCTACTACGGCGACGGGGCGTACGGCGTGGAGGCGGCCGCCCGCCACTTCTTCAACAAGTCGGCGAAGGACCTCACCCTGGTCGAGGCGGCCATGCTCGCCGGTCAGGTGCAGAGCCCCGACGCCTACAACCCGCGGCTGCACCCGCAGGCCGCTCTGGAGCGCCGCAACACCGTGCTGGACCGGATGGCCGAACTCGATCCGAGCCTGAAGGAGCAGGTCGACCAGGCGAAGGCGACCACCTTCGACGCGTCGCAGGTCAGCGCGATCCGCAACGGCTGTTCCTCCAGCCCGTACCCGTTCGTCTGCGAGTACGCCCGCCACGAGTTGCTGGACTCCCCCGCCCTCGGTGAGACGGTCGAGGACCGCCAGCGGATGCTCAACCGCGGCGGCCTGACGATCCGCACCACCATCGACCCGGGGGTGCAGGAAGCGACCCAGCGGTCGGTCTCCAGTGTGGTGGCCGACCGGGACCCGGCCCTCGGCACGATGGTGATGATCAAGCCGGGCACCGGCGAGATCCAGGCGATGGGCCAGAGCCGCCCGGCGATGGGCAACGGGAGTGGCGAGACCTTCTACAACTACAACGCCACCCAGGCGATGGGCGGCGCCGAGGGGTACCAGGCGGGCTCGACTTTCAAGATCTTCACCCTCGCGGCGGCGATCGAGAAGGGCATCCCGATCGACAAGACCTATCCGGCCAGTTCGCCGATGAGCTTCCGGGGGACCACCTTCAGCTCCTGCACCGGGCCGTTCGTCCTGCGTGAGCCGTGGACGGTGTCGAACTCGACCCGGTCGGCTCCGTCGATGGACCTGCAGACGGCCACCGACTGGTCGGTGAACACCTACTTCGTCCAGCTGATCCGCGACGCCGGCATCTGCAACGCCACGAAGATGGCCCAGAAGGTCGGCGTACAGATGGCCACCGGCGGCGACATCGTCCAGCTGATGAACCGCAATCCGTCGTTCGTGCTGGGCGTCGCGGAGGTCGCACCGGTCTCGATGGCCGAGGCGATGGCCACCTTCGCCTCCGGCGGGATCCACTGCGACGCGATCATCATCGGCTCGATGACCACCGCCGACGGCAAGCCGCTGGCCACCCCGAGCGCGAACTGCCAGCGCACCGTCGACGCGGGCGTCGCGGCCGCCGTCAACAAGGTGCTCACCGGGGTGTCGGCCAACGGCACCGGCAAGCCGGCCCGGGTCGACGGATTCCCGGACCAGGCGGGCAAGACCGGCACCACCGACAGCAACCAGGCGGTGTGGTTCGTCGGCTACACCCCGGAGCTGGCCGGCGCCTCCATGGTCGCCATCGACAAGACCAACCCGTACTGGAACAACCACAACAAGACTCTGAAGGGCATCCGCCTGCCGGTCTCCGGCACCGTGCTGACCGGCTCCGGCTCGGGCGACGCCGGCCGGATCTTCAAGTCCGCGATGACCGCCGGGCTGCAGGGCAAACCGAAGACCCCGTTCGGCCAGGTCAAGCCGGAGTTCGAGCCCGGCCAGCTGGTCGCCCTTCCCCAGGGTGTCAACCAGATGACCCCGGACGACGCCCGCAAGGCCCTCGAGGCCGCCGGTTTCCAAGTGGACCAGACCTACCTCTACAACTCGGCGCCGTACGGCACCTTCCTCGGCGTCACGCCGACCGATCAGGCGCCCCAGTCGTCCACGGTCTACCTGACCTTCTCCGCCGGGCCCGCACCGCAGGGCGACAACCAGACGACAGACCCCTCCACCACACCGGCCCCGACTCCGACCGGAGGCAACTGA
- a CDS encoding RidA family protein, with amino-acid sequence MTPTSRLAELGLALPTVAAPVGAYVPALREGSRVTTSGQLPLVAGALPLTGKLGAEVSPEQGQDLARTAALNALAAAADAAGGLDAIAGISRVCVYVASDPGFTAQAAVANGASELLGAVFGTAGRHVRSAVGVAVLPLDAPVEVELTVTLA; translated from the coding sequence GTGACCCCGACCAGCAGGCTGGCCGAGCTCGGGCTCGCCCTGCCCACCGTTGCGGCCCCGGTCGGGGCGTACGTCCCCGCCCTGCGCGAGGGCTCGCGGGTGACCACCTCGGGCCAGCTGCCGCTGGTCGCCGGCGCCCTGCCGCTCACCGGCAAGCTCGGTGCCGAGGTCAGCCCGGAGCAGGGCCAGGACCTGGCCCGGACCGCCGCCCTCAACGCGTTGGCCGCCGCGGCCGACGCCGCCGGCGGTCTGGACGCGATCGCCGGGATCTCCCGGGTCTGCGTGTACGTCGCCAGCGACCCCGGTTTCACCGCCCAGGCTGCCGTGGCGAACGGGGCGAGCGAGTTGCTCGGCGCCGTGTTCGGCACGGCCGGTCGGCACGTCCGCAGTGCCGTCGGCGTGGCCGTGCTGCCGCTGGACGCCCCGGTCGAGGTCGAACTCACCGTCACCCTCGCCTGA
- a CDS encoding dihydroxyacetone kinase family protein has protein sequence MAFLDHDPETFAAAAAAGFVAVHGELVQQVPGGVVRATRSAADEVAVVIGGGSGHYPAFGGLVGPGLAHGAVLGNIFASPSAHQVTDVARCAEQGRGVLLSYGNYAGDVLQFEAGAERLRQSGIPVRSVAVTDDISSAPPAEASKRRGIAGDLVVFKIAGAAATAGYDLDGVARVAEAANAATRSLGVAFSGCTLPGADEPLFRVPAGRMSVGLGIHGEPGLEDVDIPTPHGLAELLVGRLLAEVPGGHDPHGRRVIVILNGLGSFKYDELYVVFDEVRRALAARGIVLADARVGEFCTSFEMSGLSLTLCWPDEELEGLWRAPARSAAYVQGSPADDALRTVDLADRAVGDPAGAGATTPAASEQSRAYVPRILTALETLSRTVDEHADDLGRIDAVAGDGDHGLGMQRGAHAAVAAARAAGAAGAGAGTTLRRAAEGWSDDAGGTSGALWGLILGAVAEAIGDTDSPTADAVRRGVRDACARVIEHGGAHVGDKTMVDALAPFAAALDDEPSTPLTTDWPRAAEAARRAADGTAAMLPKLGRARTHGAKAVGTPDPGAVSFALIVTALGEQALR, from the coding sequence ATGGCCTTCTTGGATCATGACCCCGAGACCTTTGCGGCCGCGGCGGCCGCGGGATTCGTGGCAGTGCACGGCGAGCTGGTCCAGCAGGTGCCCGGAGGGGTGGTCCGGGCGACCCGGAGTGCCGCCGACGAGGTGGCGGTCGTGATCGGCGGAGGCTCCGGCCACTACCCCGCGTTCGGCGGTCTGGTCGGGCCGGGCCTCGCGCACGGCGCGGTGCTCGGCAACATCTTCGCCTCCCCCAGTGCGCACCAGGTGACCGACGTCGCCCGGTGCGCGGAGCAGGGTCGCGGCGTCCTGCTCAGTTACGGCAACTACGCCGGCGACGTCCTGCAGTTCGAGGCCGGCGCCGAACGTCTGCGGCAGAGCGGCATCCCCGTACGCTCCGTGGCGGTCACCGACGACATCTCCTCCGCTCCGCCCGCCGAGGCGTCGAAGCGACGCGGGATCGCCGGTGACCTCGTCGTGTTCAAGATCGCCGGCGCCGCCGCGACGGCCGGCTACGACCTCGACGGCGTGGCCCGGGTGGCCGAAGCAGCCAACGCCGCCACCCGCTCCCTCGGGGTGGCGTTCAGCGGCTGCACGCTACCCGGCGCCGACGAGCCGCTGTTCCGGGTGCCGGCGGGCCGGATGTCGGTCGGCCTGGGCATCCACGGCGAGCCCGGCCTGGAGGACGTCGACATCCCGACCCCGCACGGCCTGGCGGAGCTGCTGGTCGGCCGGCTCCTCGCGGAGGTGCCCGGCGGCCACGACCCGCACGGCCGCCGCGTCATCGTCATCCTCAACGGGCTGGGGTCGTTCAAGTACGACGAGCTGTACGTCGTCTTCGACGAGGTGCGACGCGCCCTGGCGGCGCGCGGCATCGTGCTCGCCGACGCCCGGGTCGGGGAGTTCTGCACGAGCTTCGAGATGAGCGGGCTCTCCCTCACCCTGTGCTGGCCCGACGAGGAACTGGAGGGCCTGTGGCGTGCCCCGGCGCGATCGGCCGCCTACGTCCAGGGCAGTCCGGCCGACGACGCACTGCGTACGGTCGACCTGGCCGACCGGGCGGTGGGCGATCCCGCAGGCGCAGGCGCCACGACGCCCGCGGCGAGCGAACAGTCCCGGGCGTACGTTCCGCGGATCCTGACGGCCCTGGAGACGCTCAGCCGGACGGTCGACGAGCACGCCGACGACCTCGGCCGGATCGACGCCGTCGCCGGTGACGGGGACCACGGCCTCGGCATGCAGCGCGGGGCCCACGCCGCGGTGGCTGCGGCTCGGGCGGCCGGCGCGGCCGGAGCCGGCGCCGGCACCACCCTGCGCCGGGCGGCGGAGGGCTGGTCCGACGACGCGGGCGGCACCTCGGGGGCCCTGTGGGGTCTCATCCTGGGGGCGGTCGCCGAGGCGATCGGCGACACCGACTCCCCCACCGCCGACGCCGTCCGTCGCGGCGTCCGCGACGCCTGCGCTCGGGTCATCGAGCACGGCGGTGCCCATGTCGGGGACAAGACCATGGTCGACGCGCTGGCGCCGTTCGCCGCAGCCCTCGACGACGAACCGTCGACTCCCCTGACCACCGACTGGCCCCGGGCCGCCGAGGCCGCCCGGCGAGCCGCCGACGGGACCGCGGCGATGCTGCCGAAGCTCGGACGCGCCCGCACCCACGGCGCGAAGGCCGTCGGCACCCCCGATCCCGGCGCGGTCTCCTTCGCCCTGATCGTCACCGCCCTGGGCGAGCAGGCCCTCCGATGA
- a CDS encoding HXXEE domain-containing protein — protein MLFAAWALHDVEEALAFPATCDVLAEDTGIEEFRIDQRESWVAVGLAGAVLLLACQRGVVTQGRSAFYRAVVAGLEAHVVTHLAASVIRRGYTAGVATAVPVMLPGAVFARQELRRTGMSLTTRDYLNGAAILIPVALLCQVIARMVPSQQQ, from the coding sequence ATGTTGTTCGCAGCGTGGGCGCTGCACGATGTCGAGGAGGCACTGGCGTTTCCTGCAACCTGTGACGTGTTGGCTGAGGACACCGGAATCGAGGAGTTCCGCATCGATCAGCGCGAGTCCTGGGTCGCTGTTGGCCTGGCGGGTGCGGTGCTCCTGCTGGCGTGTCAGCGCGGAGTGGTGACGCAGGGTCGTTCCGCGTTCTACCGTGCGGTGGTCGCGGGGCTCGAGGCGCACGTCGTGACACATCTTGCGGCGTCGGTGATCCGACGCGGGTACACGGCGGGGGTGGCCACGGCGGTGCCCGTCATGCTGCCCGGCGCTGTCTTCGCGCGACAGGAGCTGCGGCGTACGGGCATGTCGCTCACGACGCGCGACTACCTGAACGGAGCGGCGATCCTCATCCCCGTCGCACTGCTGTGCCAGGTGATCGCGCGCATGGTCCCGTCCCAGCAGCAGTGA